The Strix uralensis isolate ZFMK-TIS-50842 chromosome 4, bStrUra1, whole genome shotgun sequence genomic interval CAACTGTAGGTGACACACTGTGTTAATGGCAGGACTTGTTTCTTTTGCTGGAGATTTGATAGTATGGGCTTCCTACAGggaaaattaataaattctgTCTTATATGCAGCTCCTTGGAATaagctgcttttcagcaaagCAGTATTTGCAAGCAGCCTCCTGCTCCAAAAGCTCAGTGAAGACTTGCTTAGGTAAAGGAATGAAACAAGAACCAAAAAGATCCCATGATTCATGGGATCTCTGCGTGTGCTAACTGTGGGGCATTTTTTAAACGTACATCCACAGTAGCTGTGGGGGATTGGATTTGCAAGACGTACAGTGAAATGAGTATATATGTCACAACAAGTCTAGTGTGAGAAAATGAAACACCTtcaatgctgttttcattttcttttggtaaTTTTGAAACAggtaattttttccccccacagttaAGTGAGTTTCATGCTTTTGGAAAGTCTTAGGGTGCAGCtataaaaactgatcttttttcctcAACTGGGTATGGAGGGGGCAATGTTAGTATAATATACCCCTTTATTTTTTGTTGATGGGTCACGATGAGCTGGAAACTCATGTAAAGGAGTGTGGATTGATAAGCCTCTCTTCTGTCTACCCTTTCTTTTCCCGTGCCCACTTCCTTTCCATCATCTCTGGTGTCTGCTGAgggaatttatttttccctctgaattgTAATGAGAAATTTTTCAGACCCCCTTGCAAACTTAGTCTTACACCACAGTAATGCAAGAAGTAGTTAAACCAATGCAGACATTGAATCATACAATCATGGGCATAAAATACACCTTTTACAAGGTGTCTGGTGAATTTGTTGCCACATTAGACCCAAGCATATGAGGTACTGCATACCCTTGGTTCCCCTTGGCACTGCAGAATTAAGGTGGGGGGAAGGGGTTAGTGCTTCACAGAACTGGACTCGTGTACTACCAAATACCCAATTTGCCAGAAAATGTCTTCTCTGCCCTGAGTGCCTCAGACCTCTGTTGCTCTAAGAGTATCATTGCaatgttttcattacttttattattatttttaattatgcagTAAAGTGACCTGAAATGATGCATACAgagcgtgtgtgcgtgtgtgtatgcgTGCGTGCATGTATAGATTTTAACAAAACAGACTGTAGTACTTGAGTGGAATTACCTGTGCTGAATGAGATGTAATGTATTGAGGAGATGACTGTCCTGGAGGTTTGCCCACCATATCATTCACTTGAATGGTTACAACGGTCTTGCCTtttctatatatgtgtgtgtgtgatgggggggagggggggggggcggggcgcgctTCATTTTTGGTCTATAAAATAAAAGTTGCAGCTGCTTTTaacagaaataacttttttttttttggtgatccCAAACCAGATATAGCATTCTCAATTATATCCAGGTTTGCTTACACTAGTGCAAGCCCTAGTGGTAGATGCATGCAGTTAAAAATCACCCTTAAACCTTCACATGTGCTACTTAAATATATCTTTGTTGTTGCACCAATACAACCAAATTTAACACTGCATGTTTTTAACGTATGAAATCTATGATGCTATGCACTGCTGCCTATAAATTTGAAACTGCAGCACTGTTTATACTAAGTTCATATTACTGCAGTTTTTTTAATCAAGTGGAAGGCTTAGCCCGCATCTATACCAGTTCTTTCAACATGAGATGGCACATCAGACTGGAGAACAAaacttgttaataaaaatattgtgaaaagcTATTTTTTCACCTATCTAGCTGTAACTTTGAACATGACATAGACTTTGGCTGGTTGGATTTTTGATTCTTACAGAAGTTGCTATCCActtaaacaaaaccaaccaaacaacccccccaacttagatttattttctaataaattttttAGAAATTATATACACTTTTGCCAAAACCATAATCCTGCTCTTAGTTCTGAAACAATCTCTTAATGTATTTTCCCTTTACTATCATATGAGAGTTGTTAATGGTGAGAGGGAACTTCTAATAAGATTACTGTTTGCATTCACAGTTCTGTGTAAGAGTTGTTTTGACAAGGCTCCCTAAAACATGAAACTTCTCTCTTAACCAGTGTCCTTGATTCTCTGAAAAGCTCTGACTTTAAGTATATAACTTTTCTTTAACTGGGTAgcctttctgcctctgctttgcagtttgttttctgctgttcctctttgttttttctgaacCTGTGGCACTGCTTCCAGGTTTCAATTCAAAGACATTTTATCCACTTCAACTATAGTTAAGACAAAAACCTCCAACTCCAAAATTAAGACTTAAGCCCCTCCAACAAACAAACACAACATTGAAGCCTTCATCACACAATGCTCTTTAGTGTTGTTCCCCTGCACCTTTCAAGAGCAGACTGTTGCTCTAATAGTAACATTCCCTACTTCAGGGGCCTGATCCTGTTTCTGACTAAATGGAGGTAACAATCCCACACTGTTTTTGCAGTGTTGGCTGCAAAGGCTGCTTCAATTGCCAGTAAGTTGAAGGAAATGGCAAAACTGTGCTACTGAAGTCTTGGAGGATGCCACTGGGGCAAGTGACTAGTCTGTGCTATTATCTTTACAGCAGGCCTGCCTACAGCTACTGGAATGAGCCAAATAGGAAATAAGGTAGAACAGGGACTTCCCAAATGAACATGGGTACACCTATACACTTAGGTCATACATCCAACCAGACTCTGCTCTACAGTTGGCTTCAAGGTAGAGCTGGATGGTACATCCTTTGTAGTCTTAGAATAGCCTCAGAAGCTTGACAGCAGCTGGAGTTCTTGCCACTCTGTCAGTACAGTTACAGCACCTCAATGTGCCCAGCTGTGCTTAGCAAACTGCCTAGTATAATGAATCCCACATCAGTAGCTATCAACTGAAGAATTCTCCTTCTCCATCATGTACACACTATAAAAATCACTAGAGGAAAACAGTGAGACACAGCAATCATAGTCACAGTCTTAATGCTCAATAATTCCAACACAGTGTTTAGAAATAAGCTTTTATTAAGTAGACTGAGTTAGGCACTATTGAATttgaagaacaagtacagaaatATAAGTTCCACAACCAGTGCTAGCACTATTCAGCGATTAccaattttttgttatttaatattCAGAATGCTCACCCTAAAATACATCGTCTTCCTAGTCCCAGTGAGTCTTCATTTGCTTGATTCTACCCTCTATTAGAAATTCCATTATAAAAGGACAGTTACCATGTTGCTGGCCAACCGGAAGTTCCACATTTGGCTCTAAAGCTTTAGGACAGTTCGAATGcttgaaaagaagaagaaaaaaaagttaccaatAAGtctattttctccccttctctcccctccctttcaTTGCTGAGACATACTTTAACTTCTCTTTTTTGTAAGAATGAAGTTATGCTTATGcctataatttattaaaaatgctggTAAAAATGGGTTAATAATGCTTGCtatctttgggttttttcagtctcTCCCCCAATAAGATATACTCAAAATGGAAGCTTTTTCAAACTACGTGTGTCAAGTTTTCAGTAGCTAGCCAAGAATATTGATCAGGAACATTATTATTTCCAGGCATTCCCTCTTTTGGCTGCTTAGagaattttaaataactttattaGTTTCATATGACATGCTCATTGAAGAATAAGACATTGAAATGATATATAAGTTTGTAACTGGGAAAGGGGATCAACTGCTGGATGAAATTTGCATAGATGCAGTGTTTCCAATTGTAAAAAGTACAAATGCAGTTAACTGACTTGTCCAAAATAGGAATACATATGCAATAAAGCAGATAAAGTTACTACTTTTGAGAAAGTTATATAAAATGCATCACTATGGCTTGAGATCAAATAGAAAGACCATGCTGGTTTCTTGAGGTAATGCTGGTAATTACTGATCCACCTGCAGATGAACCTAAATATGGGTAAACAGAGTTGCCTGCATTACTGCAAATATGcaggaaaagattttcttttttactagaCCATGTCTCTAATTTTCCCTTTGTCCACCTCCTGATTCTTCCCTTCATTCAAAACATGTTCTTAAAAAGTATGTGACCTAGTCTGCTAAATCAGCTGGTTTCTACTCTTAGAGGCACTGGTAGCTACCTCATTAAGAGTCTCAATTTCCAACAAATTACAGAACATCTCATTAAAACTCTCATTTAAAAGAGGCCTGCTCTTGAAATGACACAGCAGGACAAGCTTTGACACACCTCAGGCTAAAACTGTCTAAtcctttccccttttctgtgtTAGATTTTAACCTGCAGATACAAGTTCTGCCACAGTATCCCCATGCTGGTCCCCATTTTCCCTCAAGCTCATCCACGCCCATATCTGTACAGGGCTTTACAAGGATCACCCAATATATCCTCTGATAAGAATACCCTACTTTGCACTGCTTTTGCAGGTTGATCACTACTTGCAGAATATACTGCTATAAGGGCAGCAAGGCCCATCACACATCCAGCAGGTTTTTTACCAGCAAGTAGGGTCACTTCAATATGCACCGGACCTCACTAGAGGTTTAACCAGTTATGGCCTAAATCTGCAGTATGAACAATCCAAACTGCCATTTATCTTAATAGAAGCAGAAACTGCTGTATGTTAAGAAGTACAAACCTCTCATATAAATGTTCTACCCCAGTTcaaactagaggaaaaaaaaaatttaaaacatagcATATTAAAAGATCATTTCAAGTAAGTGATTGTGCTGGTAATCTATCCTAAATAGTTTGAAAATATACTGAAATCTACTATTGAATTAAAATAGACTAATAGCTGAATGACATGTAAAAATGTATTAACGTGAACCCCACTTCAGTCTCTCTACATCTCTTTTTCTGAGGAAGAACGTTTTAGCAAAGCTGGAAACTTAAGACTGACTTGTCCCCTTTATCAGCTTTACATACTTGTGTATTTCCCTTGTGCTTGCTTTTTACTCTCTGCCTGTGTTTTGGCCCATGCCTAGAAGCTCAGAGAAAGTGTGTTTATCTCAGAATGAATGTGTGTGGTATACATGAGCCTTTATCCTCCCTGTTTAAAACATGACAGTGGGCAGGGAACCTATATTTTGTCAGTGTCTCATCAAGAAATGTCTTCTGCACCTTTCAATATTATGAACATTACCTCTTTCCTGTATGCATCAGCTCAAAAGCCTCATTAATTTTGTCAAAAGGCAGGGTGTGAGTCACAAATTCGTCAACCTTGATCTTTTTGGACATGTAGTCAGTCACCAGTTTTGGTACATTGTCTACACTCTTCCAGCCTGAAAGACAGAAAGCATGCATTTATTTTGACCCTTTCCACCCaccttggaaaacagaaaaaatacaaccCTGACATGGGCACTTGTGTGATAAACATGAAAAAGAACTGCGATCAGTGACATGTTTGACCCTCCTGCTCTAGGCAGGCACTGAGTAAGGAATGCAGGAGGACAGCTGGGTCCGGCAAGAGCACACATTCCCAAACACGTAAGCGTACTAACCCTTCACTAAGTATTTCAGCATTCAGCATAACAGCAGCCCTCACCTAGGAAAGCACGCACGAGGCATCTCTATCAGCCCTATTATGTAACTTTATAACCCAACTAAGTTTTGTATTACTTGGAAAAAGAGCAGTCTAATAAGAAGATCAAGTCTGTATACTTCCACAAACTTCATCAATTACTGAATCCCCAAGTTATCAGTAGTTGTAAAAGCCTCAATGTGGTTTTGGTTTGACAGGAGAAAATGTGTATCAAGCActagttgctttttattttaaagctcttcATAGCACATTCCCATGTTAGCCCCACAATTTGCTTAGTGATTAAGCAACACAAACATGTTTATGTGGGTCCTATCTCCCCAGAGACTAGATTCCTTCACTGGACCAAACTGAACGAAACCTTCACTTGGTGATAAAGCAATCCCTCTATACCATTCCTTTAGAACTGAATAGCATATGGTTATAGTCTCTCTTTCAAGTATGTGAGATATCATACCAATGTGTTTATTTGTAGCCTGTCTGTAGAAATTGCAGATTTTAAGTCTTTAAAGTCAACGCAGCATTTATAAATAGCCTGTCAGCAGTACATTTCTTGCACAAGCAAAAGCAAGGCAGTGTATTCTTCCCAGCATTAActcacagtaaattatttttaacccCATACTGAAAGAGAGTTACCTCCAAACGCGGTCCCTTTCCATGTCCGCCCAGTTACTAGCTGGAATGGCCGTGTGGAGATCTCCTGACCAGCAGCAGCTACTCCGACTATCACACTGACTCCCCAGCCTTTGTGGCAGGCTTCCAAGGCAGCCCTCTTCACAGATGGATAGGACAAAGCAGAGCGTTTATTGCTAATGTTCACGCTGCCTAGACTGGCACAGGGTGTGCTTCCTTTCCCCCAGTTAATGAATCACTTAAATTAGTATTTAAGGAACAATAAACACactgaaaattacattaaattttcCACTGGTTCAGACTCCTTATACTGTTCAAGATTCACTTTGCTCTTTTTATATCCCATCTGGCTTCCAGAGAAGTCACTCTGAACTCCCACTAGGAGTTGGGATAAACTGTAATCAGAGAATGTAGACCATGTTACTGACTGTTAGGAATGCTGTTGAAATTCCTGACAACCTAGCCTTACATTCAGTAATACTTACATGTTTCCAAAGGTTAAATTCATTATTTGAGGAATTAGGGAAATTCTGAGATTTTACTGTTCATTGCACAATGTATTTTATATGGGTTTTGTTAATGTTTCAACCGTCAAGTCATGAAAACTAAGGATTTCAAAGAACTCccattaaggaaaaaagtttGTAAATCCTAAGTGCCATTTTCAACCTAAGTAGTATCATCCTCTTTCATTTCATAATTGGGATTGGATGTAAATTGGCCTTTTCAGTCATAGCAGTTATCATttctatttagaaaataaatacattattatgGCATGTTTTCTGTAACAAGAAGGCAGCTCATTTTGCCATTTAGCTGAACGACTAAGTGGCAGCTAGCTATCCCCTCCCTCTATGTACTACTGTAACACACACTCACCATGACTTCAACATTACCAATGCACTCAAATGAGTAGTCTACACCACCGTCGGTCAtctccaccagcacctcctgtATGGGCTTCTTGAAATCTTGAGGGCTCATGCACTCCGTAGCTCCAAACTCTTTGGCTTTGGCATACTTATCCTTGTTGAGGTCGATGCCAATGATCCGGGATGCTCCTGCTATTTTACAACCCATAATAACTGCCAACCCAACTCCTCCTAAACCAAAGACAGCACACGTAGAGCCAGGTTCCACCTAGAAATAAGAAGAGAGCCATGAGcaacacagagaaaatacatCCTTCCACGTGAGTGGGAAATAGAGGTTAAGTCATCTGTAATGAAGGAAACGTGGAAGCAAATATATATGGCTATGAGACTTTATCACTTAGATAAGGGAAACTATAGAGAAATTTAATCCAAAAGCTCCTTAGGTACTAAGCTTTTTAATTCAAAGAGTCAACTCCCATAAACTGTCCTAGACTCATGCCCACTCACCTACCAGCTCTGTCTCACCCTGAGCTTCAAACTAACAGAATGACTTGCAGCAAGATTAAGATAaattggaaaagtaatttttatatagcTGGTATCAAAAGGGATGCAGAATCCTCTACCTGGATTTCCTCTAAAGGGCATCAGGTTCTTCTAACCTGATCTGGCCTTTACGGAGAAGTTAGAAATTCTTAGCTAAATTTCATCAgttgaagaggaagaagaaacagaaatttggtCATCATATTCACAGTCCTAATTTAGTCCCTAAGCTATCTCTGCACTTTGGCTCAGATACAGTTACAGAGAAAACCCAGAGGCAACCACAGCCTTTACCTTAGCAGTGTTAACAGCAGCTCCATAGCCAGTAGAGATGCCACAACCCAGCAGGCACACTTTATCGAGAGGTGCTGCAGCATCTATCTTGGCTACGGAGATATCGGCCACCACAGTATACTCGGAGAAGGTGCTAGTCCCCATGAAGTGGTAAATCTGCTTTCCTTTGCAGGTGAATCTGCTGGTACCATCAGGCATGAGTCCTTTCCCTTGAGTAATTCTTAAGGCAAAGGCAGGAAAGTTCAGTCAGTCTTAAGCAGTAAATAGTCTCATCGGACAGTATCTGTTAAGTAGCACAGAGATGCAGTTGCACACTTGCtctgttattttttaatcattCCAATAAACCCAGAAGTTCACAGAAATGAGATGCTAAACTCCTAAAACTTCATGCTGTTAATTCTTCCAtggaagcacaaaaaaaaaaaagtttatcaaCATGTTCACCTTGTTAGCAACCAATGCTAACTGCTTGGGCCATGGTACCACACCCCTGTCTTCACCTGCTTCCATACACTTCCCTTGAATCGCACCTGTCAATTATGTCACTGggctttttgtttgggtttggaagactttttttcagaacaggAGCTGGAAATTTAGCTGGGAAGCAGGTGTTAAGGAAAAAAGAGCTTTCTGTGTAATTCTGTACCACTTGACAGCTTTGGTGTTCACTCCCAAGAGCTAAATTCCCTGCAGATTAAATATAGAGTCAGAGCATTTATGTTTTCAAAGCTGTGGACACAAGCTAGCAGTTTACACTTTCACATAcatgaaaacagagaaacagatctctttaagggaaaaaaaaaagaaattttaaggaaGAATGGAAAGTAGTGCATAAGTGACTCCCTAAAACACATACTTTCCAAGTCATTAAATGATACATCAAGAGATTTATTCTTCAAAGATAATTCCTGTCAATTACTTTTGATTACTAGAACAGGTATACGTTGAACAAATACTATACTGTgtgtcaaaataaaaagcataatacAGACCTTATCTTCTGGCACAGATTTGTTTTAGGATTCTTACAGAACTTGCACTCTCCACACTGGGGGATGTATAGAGGGATAACAGTGTCccctaagaaaaaaatattctgtggctAGTTATCAAGTCAagcaagccaggaaaaaaaatgcagttattcaATTTTCATGGCTTTTATGTAAGCTTGTGTTCACTTAAAACCTTCTTTGTGTATTAAAAACCATTTACAGTATAGAGTAGCATTATTTATACAGTGCTACATAAACCACTTTTCTCTCTCCGAGCAGACAGCCGATCAGAAGTTCATCATTTCAGAACAAATAGGAATattactgtaaaacaaaacaaccccaaatcaACAGTGAACAACATGATCAAACATTTTAAAGCCCTGTAATTAAACCAACAGGTAACAActatcatttgaaaaaaaaacccaacacactctTCTAACTATATTGATCCAATTTCAAGTAAGGAATTGGTATGCTGGGCTCTTTCAAGCATTAAACCAAGAGCACATTGAAGAGATTGGTGTTGTATCTCACAGACAAGAGAAATCTACACAGGCTTACACCCCAGAATAAGACATTATATTAACTCCTGCAATATAGCATTTCAGTGGCCCAATTTCACAGCTGACCTTGTATTAAAGTAACACTTTTAAGGAAGGcagaaaacttgtattttcttACCTGGCTTTACTTTTGTTACTCCTTTCCCAACACTCTCTACAATTCCTGCTCCTTCATGACCCAAGATCacaggaaaacatccttcaggATCAGCACCGCTCAGAGTATAGGCATCAGTGTGACAGACAGCAGTGGCAACTATCTGTGAAGAAATATATAATCTGAGGCACCTTGAAGAACAGAATAGTAGCACAGATGTAAATATTTCCCTTTGATCAGAAATTCAGAACAATTGCCAGGACAAATTTGCCAATCCTGGTAGTGTTTGTGATATGGCCAACATACTTTCAACTCCTGCCAAGGCACAGTAGTGCCAAGGCAAGGCACTTTTTCTTACTTTGAGAAAAATCATGATAGTACATCTTTTCTCATTTCCATCAACTAAATTCCGACACTGAAACAGGTCGAAGATGACACCTGGTTTCCTAAAGCTAGAAATCAGTACTCCAAGTCATCTCAAAGTATGCTGGCATCTCAGATTTGAAATAAAAGTTATTCTTTCAAAGGTAAAATGACCAGAGAGACCACACAGAACTCCCAGTACTGCATAAATCAAGTTTAAGTCTTAAACACCACACAGAAACTCTTTCCACAGAGATAAATTTCACCTTAATGTATACTTTTTGGCAGATAGGGGCTACTAGAAAGTGCTGATCAAATCAGAAACTTAAGTCTGGGGAATCCAAGAGATCAATCACAGCTCAGCAGCTGGTAGCTCATGGCCTGACTGAAGTAAAATCCAGTGTGTTACACAGCTGCAACAGGTCACAAGCTGCTGCCCTTCAAATAAGATCAAATGTGTTCCTGGCTCAGATGTTTTGTGGGAGCTTAGTCTGTAACAGTTGGAATTGATCCCCAAGACCAGCCATGATCTTTACATCAGACTGTGAAGTAAGATCAGTAGAAATGAAGGGTGTTTTTCATAAACAGAAGATCTAAATACcgtaattttcttctttgtaaagcCAGCTGAGATACCAATGAACTAATGCTGTCCATTCAACATTTCTTCTGTTGGTAAACAAACTGTTCATCTTTAATACTTAGTCTCCCAAAATACAATGCATACAGCTAACGATTGATTTAATTACCTTGATACGAACTTCATGAGCTTTTGGTGGAGCAACCTCCACCTCCTCAAGAGAGAGAGGTTTACCTGCCTCCCAGGCAACAGCAGCCTTGCATTTAATAacctaaaagaaaacagtaacaaaaaaagaGGACATCTGTTGTATGGTTCATTTAAAGTAATTCTTGTTCAGCCAagtgagaaaatgagagaaaaactgTTGGTTTTTGGAAAGAATCCCAGATCTGAAATTCATAATTTCAACACAAAGCTTTAATTGCCCTACATTTGCTTTCAGCAAGCTAAATAATAATGAGTAAGCCAGGATCCGAAATTTGGATGTCACTCTCTTATTGAGCAAAAAATATAATAAAGCCAGGAGCGCTTAGGAGATACTCAAATACTGCAGTGAAATGAGCAACAAGAATGGAAAGACTGCATAACAAAAATGgtggtttaaaataaaagactGGCATTCCTTTGAGATACGTTCCTTGAGCACAGAGTgttcaaagttaaaaaaattcagagaGCAAACTGGAGGTCACATAATGGTCACATCAAGAGTGAATTTCCTGTTCCTTATCAGGATGGCTTCTGAGTACAACTTTGACAAGGAGATGCACGTGCATGCAGCTGTCATGCAAAGCCCTCCAGTGATGCATAGGGACCAGAGATTTTGCTATAAGGTTACTGTCAGCAAGTTATTGTGCACTAACACTGCTGCAGAGCCTGCATGGATACTGTTAACAAGTCTTCATTCACTGCTCTCAGCACCGTGACAAATTCTGTTCTGCAAACACACCTATACATCCCAGGAAGCTTTTGAAGTCAAATGGTTGGAGCCTGGATGGAAGAGCAGGATCTGTGGATCTGTAAACTGAATCCTATCAACAGGTACATACATGCAACTGACCGAGGAAATTGGCAGGCATTACAGCCACACAATCCAGAGCAGCTTCAGGTGCTGCAAGGGCAAGCATCTGGAGTGCCCTCAGATGTCCATTTTACAAAGCACGGCGCCGGGTCTGTCCTTCAGGATAAAAGGGGCAGGGTATCAAATAACCTGAATTTTGCTTTCTGACAGACACAACATCTTTCAGCAAATGCGGTATGCAATAACCTCCTCCAGGACACACAGACAAGTTGTGAAATCAAATTCAAGACCTTATCTACATAAAACCTGACAAGGAATGCTGTCGCAGAGTAGACTGCTTTGGAACAGATCCCTTTGCAATCTACTCCAGAATACCGTACATGTATTTTGGAATAATTCAGTTACACCAGGAGACTTGCACTGATTTTCTTCCATGCAAACAAGGTCTAAGCCATTGCTATGACAGTTGAAAATATGAAGCATTTCATCTCATACACTATaaatggatattaaaaaaatgacattttgtgcATTCATACGAGCCCTGTTGCTCTTGTGGAATCACTGAAAGGGGATTAATGCAAATTCCCAACACCAGACAGTGCCTTTTGAAATTTCACTGCCTGGAA includes:
- the LOC141942806 gene encoding alcohol dehydrogenase class-3, with amino-acid sequence MASGVIKCKAAVAWEAGKPLSLEEVEVAPPKAHEVRIKIVATAVCHTDAYTLSGADPEGCFPVILGHEGAGIVESVGKGVTKVKPGDTVIPLYIPQCGECKFCKNPKTNLCQKIRITQGKGLMPDGTSRFTCKGKQIYHFMGTSTFSEYTVVADISVAKIDAAAPLDKVCLLGCGISTGYGAAVNTAKVEPGSTCAVFGLGGVGLAVIMGCKIAGASRIIGIDLNKDKYAKAKEFGATECMSPQDFKKPIQEVLVEMTDGGVDYSFECIGNVEVMRAALEACHKGWGVSVIVGVAAAGQEISTRPFQLVTGRTWKGTAFGGWKSVDNVPKLVTDYMSKKIKVDEFVTHTLPFDKINEAFELMHTGKSIRTVLKL